One region of Camelina sativa cultivar DH55 chromosome 6, Cs, whole genome shotgun sequence genomic DNA includes:
- the LOC104698828 gene encoding uncharacterized protein At1g43920, Chloroplastic-like — protein MDLSSGSSSMSRSSGFMKKCDCGLPAKIFTSKTEKNPGRKFFGCQKYKDGGTEHCKYFKWFDQEEVRGWPRNALIQAAAENREKEKLIGHLQMTIMELRSDLKKHVEDAEKVMYRQQLIITGLSGLLVCAIGTIVCLV, from the exons ATGGATTTAAGCTCTGGTTCATCAAGCATGAGTAGATCTTCTGGATTTATGAAGAAGTGTGATTGTGGTTTGCCAGCAAAGATATTTACATCAAAGACTGAAAAGAATCCTGGTAGAAAGTTTTTCGGTTGTCAAAAGTACAAG GATGGTGGAACTGAGCATTGCAAGTACTTTAAATGGTTTGATCAAGAAGAGGTGAGAGGATGGCCGCGAAACGCCTTGATTCAAGCAGCAGCTGAAAATCGTGAGAAGGAGAAATTGATAGGTCACCTCCAAATGACAATTATGGAACTGCGGAGTGATTTGAAGAAGCATGTCGAAGATGCAGAAAAAGTCATGTATAGGCAACAATTGATCATCACTGGGTTATCCGGACTGCTTGTATGTGCCATTGGAACCattgtgtgtttggtttaa
- the LOC104790689 gene encoding nitrilase 3-like, producing MSSTKEIVNNPTSVDGVVPSSTVKNTTPVDGVAPFSTVRATIVQSSTVYNDTPATLDKAEKYISEAASKGAKLVLFPEAFIGGYPRGFRFGLAVGVHNVDGRDEFRKYHASAIQVPGPEVEILAKLAGKHNMHLVMGAIEKDGYTLYCTALFFSPEGRFMGKHRKVMPTSLERCIWGQGDGSTIPVYDTPIGKLGAAICWENRMPLYRTALYAKGIEIYCAPTADYSLEWQASMIHIAVEGGCFVLSAHQFCKRGDFPEHPDYLFNDVVDEKHPDPTVSGGGSVIISPLGQVLAGPNYESEGLLTADLDLGDIARAKLYFDVVGHYAKPDVFNLTVNEHPKKPVTFMTKAEKAEDDSNK from the exons ATGTCTAGCACAAAAGAAATAGTCAACAACCCAACTTCGGTTGATGGCGTTGTCCCATCCTCCACGGTCAAAAACACAACTCCCGTTGACGGCGTTGCCCCATTCTCCACCGTCCGAGCTACCATCGTCCAATCCTCAACCGTCTACAACGATACCCCCGCCACTCTAG ACAAGGCGGAGAAGTATATTTCCGAGGCCGCGAGCAAGGGAGCCAAGCTGGTTTTATTCCCGGAAGCTTTTATCGGAGGCTATCCTCGAGGGTTTAGGTTTGGTTTAGCGGTTGGAGTGCACAACGTAGATGGCCGTGATGAGTTCCGCAAATACCATGCTTCTGCTATTCAAGTTCCTG GCCCTGAAGTAGAAATATTGGCTAAGTTGGCCGGGAAACACAATATGCACTTGGTAATGGGGGCAATAGAGAAGGATGGGTATACACTCTATTGCACTGCCCTTTTCTTTAGTCCTGAAGGTCGCTTCATGGGTAAGCACCGTAAAGTCATGCCCACATCTTTGGAACGTTGCATATGGGGTCAAGGGGACGGATCAACCATCCCCGTTTACGACACTCCAATTGGCAAACTCGGTGCTGCTATTTGCTGGGAAAATAGGATGCCCCTCTACAGAACTGCATTGTATGCCAAAG GGATTGAGATTTATTGTGCACCAACTGCTGATTATTCGTTGGAATGGCAAGCGTCGATGATTCACATTGCCGTCGAAGGTGGATGTTTCGTGTTGTCAGCGCACCAGTTCTGCAAGCGCGGAGATTTCCCTGAGCATCCTGATTACTTGTTTAATGACGTAGTAGACGAGAAACATCCTGATCCTACTGTCTCCGGAGGCGGAAGTGTCATTATTTCACCATTGGGACAGGTTCTCGCTGGACCAAACTATGAATCAGAGGGTCTCCTCACAGCAGATCTTG ATCTTGGAGATATAGCAAGAGCCAAATTATACTTCGATGTGGTCGGACATTATGCAAAGCCGGATGTGTTTAACTTGACCGTCAATGAGCACCCAAAGAAACCGGTTACATTCATGACGAAGGCGGAGAAAGCAGAAGATGACTCGAACAAGTAG
- the LOC109124938 gene encoding F-box protein At2g35280-like yields the protein MNPLAALTKYQDLMEKCIASENVQALYIKGIQEYFHKNNTETGLKHLKKAAEGSYDNNIYLYGNVKFCRGDIAEGKFWLDKLGWKQNKQRAINAGKISRSRYIESMYKKYNATTLHREKSNQLSSAPSMTWKIDAHTSTTTNK from the coding sequence ATGAATCCACTAGCAGCACTAACGAAATACCAAGACCTCATGGAAAAATGCATTGCAAGTGAAAATGTGCAGGCCCTCTACATCAAAGGGATCCAGGAGTATTTTCACAAGAACAACACAGAAACAGGGTTGAAACACTTGAAAAAGGCAGCAGAAGGTAGTTACGACAACAATATTTACCTTTACGGAAATGTGAAGTTTTGCAGGGGTGACATAGCGGAAGGAAAATTTTGGCTGGACAAGCTAGGctggaaacaaaacaagcaaagGGCGATCAATGCTGGAAAGATATCAAGAAGTCGTTACATAGAGTCAATGTACAAAAAATACAATGCTACTACACTACATCGGGAGAAGTCCAACCAACTATCATCTGCACCATCAATGACATGGAAAATAGATGCGCACACTAGTACTACTACAAACAAATGA
- the LOC104790690 gene encoding 40S ribosomal protein S21-2-like, whose protein sequence is MVERGKRNHNRLETLTMRTTYTCSATIRLITSKDHASVQLNIGHLDADGVYTGQFTTFALCGFVRAQGDADSGVDRLW, encoded by the exons ATGGTGGAGCGTGGGAAGAGGAATCATAACCGTTTAGAGACACTAACAATGAGAACAACATATACCTG CTCGGCTACTATCAGGTTGATCACATCAAAGGATCATGCTTCTGTGCAGCTCAACATTGGTCATCTCGATGCTGATGGGGTGTACACTGGTCAATTCACTACATTTGCTCTCTGCGGTTTTGTCCGTGCTCAG GGTGATGCCGACAGTGGAGTCGACAGGCtatggtag